Proteins encoded together in one Bombiscardovia nodaiensis window:
- the purB gene encoding adenylosuccinate lyase yields the protein MKLSTIEPAIALSPLDGRYRPQTAALVEYLSEAGLNRERVRVEIEWMILLTNGYQGNGFQPVLKALTPLNEPEIAYLRGIVERFGSDAIEELGQFEAQTHHDVKAVEYYIDDQLDRTQGQFPTGSTLSKLKPLVHFGCTSEDINNLSYARAVKAAVELIWLPRLGELVDQLASMADRFRALPLLAMTHGQPATPTTLGKELAVYVYRLRRQVKHLQAQEYLGKWNGATGTYAASLTALPGVDWVGLSRVFVEERMGLSFNPLTTQIESHDWQAEVYSTIAHTNRILHNLAVDMWMYISRGVFAQEPVKGATGSSTMPHKVNPIRFENAEANLEISCALLDSLASTLVESRWQRDLTDSSTQRNIGSGLGHSLLALDNLLVGLQAVHPNTAAMAAELEGNWEVLGEPIQTAMRAAALAGKPGMDHPYEQVKALMRGKTMTQQDVEDFISSLALDPASKERLAHLQPSTYTGAAEQLVDFDQA from the coding sequence ATGAAGTTGAGCACTATAGAACCGGCTATCGCTTTAAGTCCCCTGGACGGACGCTACCGCCCGCAAACGGCCGCCCTCGTGGAGTATTTGAGCGAAGCTGGCCTCAACCGTGAGCGCGTTCGAGTTGAAATAGAGTGGATGATCCTGCTGACCAACGGCTACCAGGGCAACGGATTCCAGCCCGTGCTCAAGGCTCTCACACCTTTGAATGAACCGGAGATAGCCTACCTGAGAGGCATAGTAGAGCGCTTTGGGTCAGACGCTATCGAGGAGTTAGGACAGTTCGAGGCCCAGACCCACCACGATGTGAAAGCCGTGGAGTACTACATTGACGATCAGCTCGATCGAACTCAAGGGCAGTTCCCTACTGGCAGCACCCTCAGCAAGCTCAAGCCGCTCGTCCACTTCGGGTGCACCAGTGAAGACATCAACAACCTCTCGTACGCTCGCGCCGTGAAAGCAGCGGTTGAGCTCATTTGGCTGCCCCGCCTGGGCGAGCTAGTTGACCAATTAGCTTCCATGGCTGACCGCTTCCGGGCCCTGCCCCTTTTGGCTATGACCCACGGGCAGCCCGCCACCCCAACGACCCTGGGCAAGGAACTCGCCGTCTACGTCTACCGCTTGCGGCGACAGGTCAAGCACCTTCAGGCCCAGGAGTACTTGGGTAAGTGGAATGGGGCTACTGGCACTTATGCCGCCAGTCTGACCGCCCTGCCAGGTGTGGACTGGGTGGGCCTGTCGCGCGTCTTCGTAGAAGAACGCATGGGGCTCAGCTTCAACCCACTGACCACGCAAATTGAGTCACACGACTGGCAGGCCGAAGTCTACTCAACGATTGCTCACACTAATAGAATCCTGCACAATCTCGCTGTGGACATGTGGATGTACATCTCCCGGGGTGTCTTCGCCCAAGAACCGGTCAAGGGAGCTACCGGCTCCTCAACCATGCCCCACAAGGTCAACCCTATACGCTTTGAGAACGCCGAAGCCAACTTGGAGATTTCCTGCGCCCTGCTCGACTCCCTGGCCTCTACGCTCGTGGAGAGCCGCTGGCAGCGCGATTTGACCGATTCCAGCACCCAGCGCAACATCGGCTCAGGCCTAGGCCACAGCCTGCTGGCCCTCGACAACTTGCTGGTAGGGCTCCAGGCGGTCCATCCGAACACAGCAGCTATGGCCGCTGAGCTCGAAGGTAACTGGGAGGTACTCGGCGAGCCCATACAGACGGCCATGCGCGCGGCCGCCTTAGCCGGTAAGCCTGGAATGGACCACCCCTACGAGCAGGTCAAAGCGCTCATGCGCGGCAAAACCATGACCCAACAAGATGTTGAGGACTTCATCAGCTCCTTAGCCCTGGACCCGGCCAGCAAAGAGCGGTTGGCGCACCTGCA
- a CDS encoding VWA domain-containing protein, whose translation MGVSSGFEVAVMTISNLTWRWPWLIVGLLLTLIILAGLTLWLVRRRLRGPKQTWPASRSKRSRSGAQSAVVFTLNDDIHTESAAKTYRLWRRLNRLGAFLLAAALIVASLLAARPASVDQSLESGRTRDIVLCLDVSGSTLPYDRQVLTSYLDLVSNFKGERIGLSIFNSTSRTVFPLTDDYHLVTRQLKEANNILKGVQSQQDIDRMSDKQYQAVADWLEGTQNRKDTTSLIGDGLVSCAAMLPAFSTQAAANSPATQQRQASIVLATDNVTSGRPTYTLEEALALTKQAGISVDGLYSGPQQSQQDDTTKQMRQLIEGQGGIFLLQDGSDSINSLVRQVEQRHAGADRGHQRSSLVDTPGWWALALCLLVGGYLLVVWRLKR comes from the coding sequence GTGGGTGTCAGCTCTGGTTTCGAGGTGGCGGTCATGACCATCTCGAATCTAACTTGGCGCTGGCCCTGGCTCATCGTCGGCCTGCTTCTCACGCTTATCATCCTGGCTGGTTTGACACTCTGGCTGGTGCGTCGCCGCCTGCGCGGACCGAAGCAGACTTGGCCTGCTAGTCGCAGCAAGCGCAGCCGTTCTGGGGCCCAGAGCGCTGTCGTGTTCACCTTAAATGACGACATCCACACCGAGTCCGCAGCAAAAACCTACCGCCTGTGGCGCAGGCTCAACCGTCTAGGAGCCTTCCTTCTGGCTGCCGCACTCATCGTGGCTAGTCTGCTGGCAGCACGGCCCGCGAGCGTGGACCAAAGCCTGGAGAGCGGCCGCACCCGTGACATCGTCCTCTGCCTCGATGTCTCCGGCTCCACCCTGCCCTACGACCGCCAAGTGCTGACCTCCTACCTGGATTTGGTCAGTAATTTCAAGGGCGAGCGCATCGGTTTAAGCATTTTCAACTCCACCTCGCGCACGGTCTTCCCCCTGACCGACGACTACCATCTGGTGACCCGGCAGCTCAAAGAGGCCAACAACATTTTAAAGGGCGTACAGAGCCAACAAGATATTGACCGCATGAGCGACAAGCAGTACCAGGCTGTGGCCGACTGGCTGGAGGGCACGCAGAACCGTAAGGACACCACCTCCTTAATTGGCGATGGCCTGGTCTCCTGCGCCGCCATGCTCCCAGCCTTCTCCACGCAGGCGGCGGCCAACTCCCCCGCCACCCAGCAGCGCCAAGCCTCCATCGTGCTCGCCACCGATAACGTCACCTCCGGCAGGCCCACCTACACGCTGGAGGAAGCCCTGGCCCTGACTAAGCAGGCTGGCATTAGCGTAGACGGCCTTTATTCGGGCCCCCAGCAGAGCCAGCAGGACGACACGACCAAGCAAATGCGCCAGCTCATTGAGGGCCAAGGAGGGATTTTCCTCCTGCAAGATGGCTCTGACTCCATCAATTCTCTGGTGCGGCAGGTTGAGCAGCGACATGCGGGCGCGGACCGTGGCCACCAGCGTTCCAGCTTGGTAGACACTCCAGGCTGGTGGGCACTGGCCTTGTGCCTGCTCGTCGGCGGCTACTTACTAGTAGTTTGGAGGCTCAAGCGATGA
- a CDS encoding ATPase AAA codes for MPLFPTRPITPGNPTQPANQTNFASPAVSPLTRDNLQRSSMLADLIRSHFAQTLVGQENLREALLLTMVASGHILIESVPGLAKTTAAQTLASSVSGSFKRVQCTPDLMPSDLVGTQVFDFSRQQFSTQLGPIHANFVLLDEINRSNAKTQSAMLEAMAEGATTIGGQRIPLPQPFMVIATQNPIEEEGTYNLPEAQMDRFMVKAVMSYPSATQEAQMLQLLTNRGTDMPVNSSGQQLSLQDVQFLRQCARRIHVADPIMRYAVDIAATSRGAGSHPIQGLASRVRLGASPRASIALVRIGQAHALLSGRDYVIPEDIKGYTHEVMRHRILLTFEALADGMTSDQVIDSILETVPAP; via the coding sequence ATGCCTTTATTCCCTACAAGACCCATCACACCCGGCAACCCTACCCAGCCTGCGAATCAGACTAATTTTGCTAGTCCGGCCGTCAGCCCGCTCACCCGAGACAACTTACAGCGCTCTTCGATGTTGGCCGACCTTATCCGCTCGCACTTTGCGCAAACGCTCGTAGGCCAGGAAAACCTGCGTGAGGCCCTCCTGCTCACTATGGTGGCCTCTGGGCATATTTTGATTGAATCAGTGCCCGGACTGGCTAAAACAACCGCCGCACAGACCCTGGCCTCCTCAGTTTCAGGCTCCTTCAAGCGCGTGCAGTGCACCCCTGATTTGATGCCATCCGACCTGGTAGGCACTCAGGTTTTTGACTTTTCCCGCCAGCAGTTCTCCACCCAACTGGGGCCTATACACGCCAATTTCGTCTTGCTCGACGAAATTAATCGCTCCAATGCCAAAACGCAGTCAGCCATGCTTGAGGCCATGGCGGAGGGCGCTACCACCATTGGCGGTCAGCGCATTCCCCTGCCCCAGCCCTTTATGGTGATTGCCACCCAGAACCCTATAGAAGAAGAGGGCACGTACAACCTGCCAGAAGCGCAGATGGACCGGTTTATGGTGAAGGCCGTGATGTCTTACCCATCGGCGACTCAAGAGGCCCAGATGTTGCAGCTGCTGACTAATCGGGGCACCGACATGCCAGTGAACAGCTCCGGCCAGCAGCTGAGCTTACAAGACGTACAATTCCTGCGCCAATGCGCCCGGCGGATCCATGTGGCCGACCCCATCATGCGCTACGCCGTAGATATCGCCGCCACCAGCCGAGGAGCTGGAAGCCACCCCATTCAGGGTCTGGCCAGCAGGGTACGCCTGGGTGCCAGCCCCCGTGCCTCCATCGCCTTAGTGCGCATAGGACAGGCACACGCCCTACTGAGCGGCAGGGACTACGTCATCCCCGAAGACATCAAGGGTTACACACACGAAGTGATGCGCCACCGCATCCTGCTCACCTTCGAAGCCCTGGCGGACGGTATGACCAGCGATCAGGTCATTGACTCCATCTTGGAAACGGTTCCTGCCCCATGA
- the ung gene encoding uracil-DNA glycosylase has product MEQFETAGPNQQNQQASEQPELLAQSAPAPEHGARKPLAELVEPGWAQALAPVEPQIHRMGDFLREELAQGFRYLPASKNILRAFTIPFDSVKVLIVGQDPYPTPGNPVGLSFCVEPDVNPIPGSLRNIYTELVSDLGVPQPSNGDLRPWTERGVLLLNRCLTVRVGKPASHRGKGWEDITDTAIRALNARTDPNGNPRPLVAILWGRQAQSLEPLLTHAYIIKSPHPSPLSARYGFFGSKPFSQTNAALESMGASAVDWRLP; this is encoded by the coding sequence ATGGAGCAGTTTGAAACAGCAGGACCCAACCAGCAGAATCAGCAGGCGAGCGAACAACCCGAGCTCTTGGCGCAGAGTGCGCCAGCACCTGAACACGGGGCACGCAAACCCCTGGCCGAACTGGTCGAACCTGGCTGGGCTCAAGCGCTAGCTCCGGTAGAGCCGCAGATCCACCGGATGGGCGACTTTCTGCGCGAAGAATTGGCCCAGGGTTTCCGCTACCTACCAGCCAGCAAGAATATTTTACGAGCGTTTACCATCCCCTTCGACTCAGTAAAAGTGCTTATCGTTGGCCAGGACCCCTACCCCACCCCTGGAAACCCAGTTGGCCTGAGTTTCTGCGTGGAACCGGACGTGAACCCCATCCCCGGCAGTCTGCGCAACATCTACACCGAACTTGTCTCAGACTTGGGCGTGCCCCAGCCCAGCAACGGCGACTTAAGGCCTTGGACCGAGCGTGGTGTCCTCCTGCTCAACCGCTGCCTGACCGTCCGCGTGGGCAAGCCAGCCAGCCACCGCGGCAAGGGCTGGGAGGACATCACCGATACCGCCATCCGCGCGCTCAACGCCCGCACCGACCCCAACGGCAACCCCCGGCCCCTCGTCGCCATCCTCTGGGGCAGGCAGGCGCAGAGCCTCGAACCGCTCTTAACCCATGCCTACATCATCAAATCACCCCACCCCTCTCCCCTGTCGGCTCGCTACGGCTTCTTTGGCTCCAAGCCTTTCTCCCAGACCAACGCCGCCCTGGAGTCCATGGGAGCCAGTGCTGTGGACTGGCGCCTGCCCTAA
- the cspA gene encoding cold-shock protein CspA, with the protein MAQGTVKFFSDQKGYGFITPDDGSEEVFVHYSAIDSNDNHKLLHEGDKVEYEVEQSSKGLQATSARVI; encoded by the coding sequence ATGGCACAAGGAACTGTGAAATTCTTCAGCGATCAAAAGGGTTATGGTTTCATTACCCCAGATGATGGCAGCGAGGAAGTTTTCGTCCATTATTCTGCAATCGATTCGAATGACAATCACAAGCTTCTTCATGAGGGCGACAAGGTTGAATACGAAGTAGAGCAAAGCTCAAAGGGTCTGCAGGCAACGTCTGCTCGCGTGATCTGA
- the groEL gene encoding 60 kDa chaperonin, with product MAKIIAYDEEARQGMLAGLDKLADTVKVTLGPKGRNVVLDKSYGAPTITNDGVSIAKEIDLEDPYERIGAELVKEVAKKTDDVAGDGTTTATVLAQSLVHEGLKNVVAGSNPIALRRGIEKASDAIVKELIDESTDVETKDQIAATATISAADPEIGNEIAEALDKVGQDGVVTVEDNNRFGLDLEFTEGMRFDKGYIAPYFVTNNDDQTAVLDDPYILLTSGKVSSQQDVVHIAELVMKTGKPLLIVAEDVDGEALPTLILNKIRGTFNSCAVKAPGFGDRRKAMLQDMAILTGAQVVSDELGLKLDSIDTTVLGRAKKVIVSKDETTIVSGAGSKEDVQARVSQIRTEIENTDSDYDREKLQERLAKLAGGVAVIKVGAATEVEAKERKHRIEDAVRNAKAAIEEGLLPGGGVALIQAAAKVESQVQLEGDEATGAAIVFRAIEAPIKQIAQNCGLSGDVVINKVRSLPTGQGFNAATNSYEDMLKAGVADPVKVTRSALQNAASIAGLFLTTEAVVANKPEPPAAAGAQPSPDMGY from the coding sequence ATGGCAAAGATTATTGCGTATGACGAGGAAGCTCGCCAAGGAATGCTTGCCGGACTCGATAAGCTGGCAGATACAGTTAAGGTCACCTTGGGGCCCAAGGGCCGCAATGTGGTGCTTGACAAGTCGTACGGAGCTCCCACGATTACCAACGATGGTGTCTCCATCGCCAAGGAAATTGACCTTGAAGATCCATACGAGCGCATTGGCGCCGAACTGGTCAAGGAAGTTGCCAAGAAGACCGACGACGTAGCTGGCGACGGTACCACTACGGCTACTGTACTGGCTCAGTCCCTGGTCCACGAAGGTCTGAAGAATGTGGTGGCAGGCTCGAATCCTATCGCCTTGCGCCGCGGCATCGAGAAGGCTTCTGACGCCATCGTCAAGGAGCTGATTGACGAGTCTACCGATGTGGAGACCAAGGATCAGATTGCTGCTACTGCTACGATTTCTGCCGCTGACCCCGAGATTGGCAATGAGATTGCCGAGGCTCTTGACAAGGTTGGGCAAGATGGCGTGGTTACGGTTGAGGACAACAATCGCTTCGGTCTGGACCTGGAGTTCACCGAGGGTATGCGCTTCGACAAGGGCTACATTGCTCCTTACTTCGTGACCAACAACGACGATCAGACTGCTGTTCTTGACGATCCCTATATCTTGCTGACTTCCGGCAAGGTCTCCAGCCAGCAGGACGTGGTCCACATTGCTGAGCTCGTGATGAAGACCGGCAAGCCCTTGCTGATTGTGGCCGAGGACGTTGACGGTGAGGCTCTGCCTACCCTGATTCTGAACAAGATTCGCGGCACCTTCAACTCTTGCGCTGTCAAGGCTCCAGGCTTTGGCGATCGCCGCAAGGCCATGCTGCAGGATATGGCCATTTTGACCGGTGCTCAGGTTGTCTCCGACGAGTTGGGCTTGAAGCTCGACTCCATCGACACGACCGTGCTCGGCCGGGCCAAGAAGGTCATCGTGTCCAAGGACGAGACCACCATCGTCTCTGGCGCTGGTTCCAAGGAAGACGTGCAGGCTCGCGTCTCCCAGATTCGTACTGAGATTGAGAACACCGACTCCGACTACGACCGCGAGAAGCTCCAGGAGCGTCTGGCTAAGCTGGCTGGCGGCGTGGCCGTCATCAAGGTGGGTGCTGCTACCGAGGTTGAAGCCAAGGAACGCAAGCACCGCATTGAGGATGCCGTGCGCAACGCTAAGGCCGCTATTGAGGAAGGTCTCCTGCCCGGCGGTGGTGTGGCCCTGATTCAAGCAGCTGCCAAGGTCGAGTCTCAGGTCCAGCTTGAAGGCGACGAGGCTACTGGTGCAGCTATTGTCTTCCGCGCTATCGAAGCTCCTATCAAGCAGATTGCCCAGAACTGCGGCCTGTCTGGCGATGTGGTGATCAACAAGGTGCGCTCCCTGCCTACCGGCCAAGGCTTCAACGCTGCGACCAACTCTTATGAGGATATGCTCAAGGCTGGCGTGGCTGACCCGGTGAAGGTGACCCGCTCTGCCCTGCAGAACGCCGCCTCTATCGCAGGCCTGTTCTTGACCACCGAGGCTGTCGTGGCCAACAAGCCCGAGCCGCCGGCAGCAGCTGGTGCTCAGCCTAGCCCCGACATGGGCTACTGA
- a CDS encoding ESAT-6-like protein → MPQYQVDSEQIQGSSAAVSQSIGAIRQAVSGMFTNLNNLQSMWTGGAASQFNTVAEQWRSAQQQMEQALEGMQNALAQASNVYSDAEAQATRLFTAS, encoded by the coding sequence ATGCCCCAATATCAAGTAGATTCAGAGCAAATTCAAGGTTCAAGCGCGGCGGTTTCACAGTCCATTGGAGCTATTCGCCAGGCGGTCTCTGGCATGTTCACCAATCTCAACAACCTCCAATCCATGTGGACTGGCGGCGCAGCCAGCCAATTCAACACCGTTGCGGAGCAGTGGAGGTCCGCCCAGCAGCAGATGGAGCAGGCCTTAGAAGGCATGCAAAACGCTCTGGCACAGGCCTCCAACGTCTATTCGGATGCCGAAGCACAAGCCACCCGACTCTTCACAGCCTCCTAA
- a CDS encoding membrane protein codes for MNVDKCSQVVPNGLNSSWRRVAVLLLVTLCSLGMVVLASPAWADTGSDQAPTGDTQAQVGSLTEQITDTQNLLGTNVGAVTDAIERTQRDTGVHVRLLYLPNFYKGSNPDKWASQVLESSHPKANTVLLAVASQDGSLVVAVSANSEDWLKQQKTVDDLSAAALKPISDQSSPDWVGSAQALMKQVALNKQIHDRRMWWIYAVAATVILVASGAGLGIWLRSHKHKTQPSHSRHSGNSQE; via the coding sequence GTGAATGTGGATAAGTGCTCGCAGGTAGTACCCAATGGTCTGAACTCTAGCTGGCGGAGGGTGGCTGTCTTGCTGCTGGTCACCCTGTGCTCGCTGGGCATGGTTGTGTTGGCAAGTCCTGCTTGGGCAGACACCGGCTCAGACCAAGCGCCAACTGGCGACACTCAGGCTCAGGTGGGTTCCCTAACTGAGCAGATCACCGACACGCAGAATCTGCTGGGGACCAATGTGGGCGCTGTTACCGACGCGATTGAGCGCACCCAGCGGGATACGGGTGTTCACGTTCGTCTGCTCTACCTGCCCAATTTTTACAAGGGGAGTAATCCCGACAAATGGGCTAGCCAGGTGCTGGAGTCCTCACATCCCAAAGCGAACACTGTGCTTTTGGCGGTCGCCTCGCAAGATGGCAGCTTGGTGGTGGCGGTCTCGGCAAATTCTGAGGACTGGCTCAAGCAGCAGAAAACAGTGGATGACTTGTCGGCTGCCGCGCTCAAACCGATTAGCGACCAGAGCAGCCCCGATTGGGTGGGTTCGGCACAGGCGTTGATGAAACAAGTTGCACTCAACAAACAGATTCACGACCGGCGGATGTGGTGGATTTATGCTGTCGCTGCCACAGTCATCCTGGTAGCCTCGGGCGCGGGGCTCGGTATCTGGCTCAGGAGTCACAAGCATAAGACTCAGCCAAGCCACAGTAGACATTCAGGAAATTCTCAGGAGTAG
- a CDS encoding DNA-binding response regulator, whose product MSKPIEASIVVVDDEPSIRELLVASLHFAGFEVATAANGTQAIEVIEQTQPDLIVLDVMLPDIDGFTVTSRIRQDGVAAPVLFLTARDDTQDKIMGLTVGGDDYVTKPFSLEEVVARIRAILRRTREKVEDNPIIRVGDLEINEDSHDVTRAGEPIDLSPTEYKLLRYLMDNEGRVLSKAQILDHVWQYDWGGDAAIVESYISYLRKKVDGVKVVDEQGKEHPVEPLIQTKRGIGYMIRGSKSPSDE is encoded by the coding sequence ATGAGCAAGCCTATTGAAGCATCAATCGTGGTGGTAGACGACGAACCATCAATCCGGGAACTCCTCGTCGCCTCCTTACATTTCGCAGGTTTTGAAGTGGCTACTGCCGCCAATGGTACGCAAGCCATCGAAGTCATTGAGCAGACGCAGCCCGACCTTATCGTACTCGACGTGATGCTGCCAGACATTGACGGTTTCACAGTCACCAGCCGCATCCGTCAGGATGGGGTCGCGGCCCCGGTACTCTTCCTGACCGCCCGGGACGACACGCAGGACAAGATTATGGGCCTGACCGTGGGCGGCGACGACTACGTGACCAAGCCCTTTAGCCTGGAAGAAGTAGTCGCCAGAATCCGCGCCATTCTGCGCCGCACGCGCGAAAAAGTCGAAGATAATCCCATTATCCGGGTGGGCGACTTGGAAATTAACGAGGACTCGCACGATGTGACACGCGCTGGCGAGCCCATCGATTTGAGCCCAACTGAGTACAAGCTCTTGCGCTATCTGATGGATAACGAGGGCAGGGTGCTGTCCAAGGCGCAGATTCTCGACCACGTCTGGCAGTACGACTGGGGTGGGGATGCGGCGATTGTAGAGTCGTATATTTCTTACCTGCGCAAAAAGGTGGACGGCGTGAAGGTCGTTGACGAGCAGGGTAAGGAGCACCCGGTTGAGCCGCTGATTCAAACCAAGCGTGGTATTGGCTATATGATTCGCGGGTCTAAGAGCCCCTCGGACGAGTGA
- a CDS encoding two-component sensor histidine kinase has protein sequence MMAGLFVPASVEAAAGKGQGQGQGQPGSGQQTPQESGSQGPQSPQGPQNSQGPQEGGQTSTRFSVFDLIPLTTKLIACMLVLLVIGTLGISLAIRQMASTYLMQKTDTQLIRQGKLGIRNATLLSQEDLNKRGSGPTDYFLQVRDDNMRIISQNLNPLTVSGVLSVPKLPADGASANIELDQPFTTSAQVSAPKGTTVDRDSLKRAQASWRVVAMRWSLEMSNGLGTSTGVLFIGLSLSDQSDTIHALTQYCWAVGILIVLLGAVIAALLIQSTLAPLKRIEKTAAKIAAGDLSQRIPARPINTEVGSLAASLNVMLARIERSFREQEKTTRKMKQFVSDASHELRTPLAAIHGYAELYRMQRNMPGALERADESIEHIEASSARMTELVQDLLSLARLDEGRGIDASLEVNLTTLVNDAVDDLHALDLDRTITRGPLRVGESEQGQSPQLVFEAGDWPQLSLVADPNRLRQVVTNIVGNVHRYTPSDSPVQIGLGALPAAFDPDRFLLQSHNQASLNDFLQAAAQGTHQRNARSMQAGVPVQQFVIMQFIDHGPGTSPEALDRLFERFYTADPSRAREKGGTGLGLAIVESIVKAHHGLINASQTPGGGLTFTIVLPQGNLAAVRQSAKSDQSDHQPARD, from the coding sequence GTGATGGCAGGCCTATTTGTGCCTGCCTCGGTCGAGGCCGCGGCAGGAAAAGGACAGGGGCAGGGTCAGGGCCAGCCGGGCTCTGGGCAGCAGACTCCCCAAGAGTCGGGCTCGCAGGGCCCGCAGAGTCCGCAGGGCCCACAAAATTCGCAGGGTCCGCAAGAGGGGGGACAGACCTCCACCCGTTTTAGCGTCTTTGACCTCATCCCCCTCACCACCAAGCTCATAGCTTGTATGTTGGTGCTCCTCGTCATCGGTACGCTCGGTATCTCTCTAGCTATCCGGCAGATGGCGAGCACATATTTAATGCAAAAAACAGACACCCAGCTCATCCGACAAGGAAAGCTGGGCATCCGCAATGCCACGCTCTTGAGCCAGGAAGATCTGAACAAGCGCGGTTCAGGCCCAACGGACTACTTTTTGCAGGTACGCGACGACAATATGCGCATCATCAGCCAGAATTTGAATCCGCTCACTGTCAGCGGCGTGCTGTCTGTGCCCAAACTGCCGGCCGACGGCGCTTCTGCCAACATAGAGCTTGACCAGCCGTTTACGACTTCGGCCCAGGTGAGCGCCCCCAAGGGCACCACCGTAGACCGGGACAGCCTGAAGCGGGCTCAGGCATCCTGGCGCGTGGTAGCCATGCGGTGGAGCTTGGAGATGTCCAACGGCCTGGGCACGAGCACGGGAGTGCTGTTTATAGGTCTTTCCCTGAGCGATCAGTCAGACACTATTCACGCGCTGACCCAATACTGCTGGGCGGTGGGCATCCTGATTGTGCTCTTGGGCGCGGTCATAGCGGCCCTACTGATTCAGAGCACGCTAGCCCCCCTGAAGCGCATCGAAAAAACGGCTGCCAAAATTGCTGCAGGCGATCTTTCTCAGCGTATTCCCGCTCGACCTATCAACACAGAAGTAGGCTCTCTTGCAGCTTCCCTGAACGTAATGTTGGCGCGTATCGAGCGCAGTTTCCGTGAGCAGGAGAAAACCACCCGCAAGATGAAGCAGTTTGTTTCGGATGCCAGCCACGAGTTGCGAACCCCCTTGGCCGCCATTCATGGCTATGCGGAGCTCTACCGGATGCAGCGTAATATGCCGGGAGCCTTGGAGAGGGCCGACGAGTCGATTGAGCATATCGAGGCTTCTAGTGCTCGCATGACAGAACTGGTGCAAGATTTGCTTTCCCTGGCCCGCTTGGATGAGGGGCGGGGTATTGATGCCAGCCTGGAGGTCAACCTTACTACGCTGGTCAACGATGCTGTCGACGACTTACACGCCCTGGACTTAGACCGCACGATCACCCGGGGACCGTTGCGGGTGGGCGAGAGTGAACAGGGGCAATCTCCTCAGTTGGTCTTCGAGGCCGGGGACTGGCCGCAGCTTTCGCTCGTAGCCGATCCCAACCGCCTGCGGCAGGTTGTGACCAATATTGTGGGCAATGTGCACCGGTACACGCCCTCCGATTCGCCTGTCCAAATAGGTCTGGGCGCTCTTCCGGCAGCTTTTGACCCGGATCGTTTCCTATTGCAGTCACACAACCAGGCCAGTTTGAATGATTTTCTGCAAGCCGCTGCCCAGGGTACTCACCAGCGAAATGCCCGCAGCATGCAGGCAGGTGTGCCAGTCCAGCAGTTCGTAATCATGCAGTTCATCGACCACGGCCCCGGCACGAGCCCTGAAGCGTTGGACCGCTTGTTCGAGCGCTTCTATACAGCGGACCCGTCCAGGGCGCGAGAAAAGGGCGGTACCGGCTTGGGGTTGGCCATTGTCGAATCGATCGTGAAGGCCCATCACGGGCTGATTAATGCCAGCCAGACGCCGGGTGGAGGCCTGACCTTCACCATTGTCCTGCCGCAAGGCAATCTCGCCGCAGTCCGTCAGTCCGCCAAGAGTGATCAATCCGACCACCAGCCTGCGCGTGACTAG